From the genome of Virgibacillus siamensis, one region includes:
- a CDS encoding YhcN/YlaJ family sporulation lipoprotein, whose protein sequence is MLLRLGILSVAGFILLTGCQQNQGEQSLPNEDQNNNDRIVQIDDSDPMDKQNLSNGEIAQHLSNVASEVPNVNDAASVVAGSYAVVGIDVDKDLDRSRVGSVKYSVLEALKHDPYGKTAVVVADADVVQRLRNMGDKINQGYPVQGVVDELSAIVGRYMPDFPINENRPDEPDQNKKTTPNNKEKQLDDIEEDQSNNHNKE, encoded by the coding sequence ATGCTGTTACGTTTAGGAATACTGTCAGTTGCAGGATTTATCTTATTGACCGGCTGTCAGCAAAATCAGGGAGAACAATCATTACCAAATGAAGATCAGAATAATAATGATCGTATTGTACAAATAGATGATTCCGATCCGATGGACAAACAGAATTTAAGCAATGGTGAGATAGCTCAACATCTTTCCAATGTCGCCAGCGAGGTACCGAACGTAAATGATGCAGCCTCAGTGGTTGCCGGATCCTACGCCGTAGTGGGTATTGATGTGGATAAGGATCTTGACCGATCACGGGTTGGGTCAGTTAAATATTCTGTATTGGAAGCATTAAAACATGACCCCTACGGTAAAACCGCAGTAGTCGTTGCCGATGCGGATGTTGTTCAGCGGCTGCGAAACATGGGCGACAAAATTAATCAAGGTTACCCAGTACAAGGTGTCGTTGATGAGCTTTCTGCAATTGTCGGCCGATATATGCCTGATTTCCCAATTAATGAAAACAGACCGGATGAACCGGATCAAAACAAAAAAACTACGCCAAACAACAAGGAAAAACAATTGGATGATATTGAAGAGGACCAATCGAATAACCATAATAAAGAATAG
- a CDS encoding YtxH domain-containing protein — MRKRYLASVAGAIGAGVTGYLLKDEENRNKLKEKMNAVKDKLMDNTEDSTLEEAGKPDQLEENVPAQEENSKMVSEGSQFGVQYYNKAKEEEDSK; from the coding sequence ATGAGAAAAAGATATCTTGCTTCGGTGGCAGGAGCAATAGGTGCAGGTGTCACAGGATATCTTCTGAAAGATGAGGAAAACCGCAATAAATTGAAAGAGAAAATGAATGCCGTTAAGGACAAATTAATGGATAATACAGAGGATTCTACATTGGAGGAGGCTGGGAAACCTGATCAGTTGGAAGAAAATGTTCCGGCCCAAGAGGAAAATTCCAAAATGGTTTCTGAAGGATCTCAGTTCGGTGTACAGTATTATAATAAAGCAAAAGAAGAAGAGGATTCCAAATAA
- a CDS encoding YlaI family protein, translated as MNVKCVLCDTVEDIDSQSLEAKRLRNRRIHMYLCDECDQRIGKKTKQRHATGNFKLYEERKKKDSLI; from the coding sequence ATGAATGTAAAATGTGTTTTATGTGACACAGTTGAAGATATTGACAGTCAATCATTGGAAGCGAAACGATTACGCAATCGTCGAATCCATATGTATTTGTGTGATGAATGTGACCAGCGTATAGGCAAAAAAACAAAACAGCGGCATGCTACAGGAAATTTCAAGTTATATGAGGAAAGAAAAAAGAAAGACAGTCTTATATAA
- a CDS encoding YlaN family protein, with the protein MIPEVTETHREKAYALLKADADKILRLIEVQIENLTMPQCPLYEEVLDTQMFGLSREIDFAVRLNLISENEGKALLENLERQLNILHETAQKSV; encoded by the coding sequence ATGATTCCTGAGGTGACTGAAACCCATCGTGAAAAAGCTTATGCCCTTCTAAAGGCTGATGCTGATAAAATACTGAGGCTAATAGAAGTACAAATAGAAAACTTGACGATGCCGCAATGCCCTCTCTATGAGGAAGTTCTTGATACACAGATGTTTGGTCTTTCAAGGGAAATTGATTTTGCTGTACGTTTAAATTTAATCAGCGAAAATGAAGGTAAAGCACTTCTGGAGAATTTGGAAAGGCAGCTCAATATTTTACATGAAACAGCACAGAAATCTGTGTAA
- a CDS encoding YktB family protein, with translation MGFRGFSKKDFDTFHINGLDNRMKAIQERIQPKFKAIGEKLTESLEEMTGTEMYVHIAQHARRTVNPPNDTWMAFCHNKRGYKKHPHFQIGLFDDHLFMWLAYIYELPDKEKYASTFLEYLEDIRGTIPSNFVISQDHMKKDATALSEIDLEHALTRFKNVKKAEFLIGKHFEPADPALKSGKAFIHEAEETFKKLAPLYKLSMG, from the coding sequence ATGGGTTTTAGAGGATTTTCCAAAAAAGACTTTGATACATTTCATATTAATGGTCTGGATAACCGAATGAAGGCAATTCAGGAACGGATTCAGCCAAAATTTAAAGCGATTGGCGAAAAATTGACAGAAAGTCTTGAAGAAATGACAGGAACTGAAATGTATGTCCATATCGCTCAGCATGCAAGAAGGACCGTAAACCCGCCAAACGATACATGGATGGCATTTTGCCATAACAAACGCGGTTATAAAAAACATCCGCATTTTCAAATCGGATTATTTGATGATCATCTATTTATGTGGCTGGCCTACATTTATGAGCTTCCAGATAAGGAAAAGTATGCTTCGACATTCCTCGAATATTTGGAGGATATAAGAGGGACAATCCCAAGCAATTTCGTTATTTCCCAGGATCATATGAAAAAAGACGCTACCGCTTTATCCGAGATTGATTTGGAACATGCACTGACCCGTTTCAAAAATGTGAAAAAAGCAGAATTCCTAATTGGTAAACATTTCGAGCCTGCTGATCCAGCATTAAAATCCGGTAAAGCATTTATTCATGAGGCAGAAGAAACTTTTAAAAAGCTTGCACCGCTGTACAAACTATCAATGGGTTGA
- a CDS encoding glycine betaine uptake BCCT transporter has translation MQKVTRVFWISAVITILFVIWGIIPKDVLPTANLDTVTTNIQTVIVNDFGWFYLLTATVFVIFSIYLIFSKYGKIRLGKPGEKPEYSYITWFAMLFSAGMGIGLVFWGAAEPVSHFHNPPYGDPGSVETAKTAMQYSFFHWGLHPWAVYATLALALAYFKFRRQAPGLVSSILEPLFGDRVKGPWGTLVDVIVVFATVFGVATSLGFGAIQISGGFSYALGMPNTFMVQLIIIIVVTVLYMTSAMTGLNKGIKYLSNTNIVLAILLMLFLLFAGPTNFIIKMFTSTFGSYIQNLPSMSFRMTPFNSDNTWVKDWTIFYWAWWIAWAPFVGTFIARVSRGRTIREFVSGVLLVPTIFGAIWFSVFGGSAINLEYFQDINIMKDINEIGTETALFAVLDQFPLGMVMSILAILLISTFFITSADSATFVLGMQTTGGSLYPPNQVKFVWGILQSAAATVLLWQGGLQALQTASIIAALPFAVIMILIVISLMKAFKQEAKEMEMKRKNS, from the coding sequence ATGCAAAAAGTAACAAGAGTATTTTGGATATCAGCTGTTATAACAATATTATTCGTTATTTGGGGAATCATTCCAAAGGACGTATTGCCAACAGCAAATCTGGACACCGTTACAACAAATATTCAAACTGTTATAGTGAATGATTTCGGTTGGTTCTACTTGCTTACTGCAACGGTCTTTGTCATATTTTCTATTTACCTTATCTTCTCTAAATATGGAAAGATCAGGCTTGGCAAACCGGGAGAAAAACCGGAATATTCTTATATTACGTGGTTTGCGATGCTATTCAGCGCCGGCATGGGTATCGGCCTAGTATTTTGGGGGGCCGCGGAACCGGTCAGTCACTTTCATAACCCGCCATATGGTGATCCAGGATCAGTGGAAACCGCCAAAACAGCAATGCAGTACAGCTTCTTTCACTGGGGATTACATCCATGGGCAGTATATGCAACACTTGCATTGGCACTTGCCTACTTTAAATTCAGAAGACAGGCACCCGGACTTGTCAGTTCCATTCTGGAGCCACTATTCGGTGATCGGGTAAAAGGTCCATGGGGAACACTTGTTGATGTTATTGTTGTATTCGCAACTGTATTTGGTGTAGCTACATCACTCGGTTTTGGAGCGATTCAAATCAGTGGTGGTTTCTCATATGCTTTGGGAATGCCCAACACATTTATGGTACAGTTGATTATTATTATAGTAGTTACAGTGCTCTATATGACTTCTGCCATGACCGGGTTAAACAAAGGGATTAAATATTTGAGTAACACCAATATAGTGCTTGCGATTTTATTGATGCTCTTCCTGCTGTTTGCGGGACCAACAAATTTCATCATTAAAATGTTCACATCAACGTTTGGCAGCTATATACAAAATCTTCCATCCATGAGTTTCCGAATGACTCCTTTTAATTCGGACAACACTTGGGTAAAAGATTGGACTATTTTCTACTGGGCTTGGTGGATTGCATGGGCTCCATTTGTTGGTACATTTATTGCCCGTGTTTCCAGAGGACGAACAATCCGTGAATTCGTATCAGGTGTTTTGCTTGTCCCAACCATATTCGGTGCCATATGGTTCTCGGTATTTGGGGGATCCGCAATTAACCTGGAGTATTTCCAAGATATAAATATTATGAAAGATATTAATGAGATTGGAACTGAAACAGCATTATTCGCTGTACTGGACCAATTTCCGCTCGGAATGGTTATGTCCATACTTGCAATTTTGCTTATCAGCACGTTTTTTATTACATCTGCAGACTCCGCAACATTTGTTCTCGGGATGCAAACAACCGGCGGAAGCCTTTACCCGCCAAACCAAGTAAAATTCGTATGGGGTATACTACAATCAGCCGCTGCCACAGTCCTGTTATGGCAGGGTGGTCTGCAGGCTTTACAAACCGCATCCATTATCGCTGCATTGCCATTTGCGGTAATAATGATTCTTATCGTCATATCATTGATGAAAGCATTTAAACAAGAGGCTAAAGAAATGGAAATGAAACGAAAAAACAGCTAA
- a CDS encoding alpha-ketoacid dehydrogenase subunit beta has product MAQKTMIQAITDAMHNELKNDENVLVFGEDVGQNGGVFRATEGLQKEFGEERVFDTPLAESGIGGLSIGLAAQGFRPVPEIQFFGFIYETMDAVNGQMARMRYRSGGTHPMPITIRSPFGGGVHTPELHADSLEGLIAQQPGIRVVIPSTPYDAKGLLISSIRNNDPVLFLEHMKLYRSFRGEVPDEEYTVDLDKADVKRDGDDITIVAYGAMVHAALKAADELEKDDISVEVIDLRTVSPIDVDTIVESVKKTNRMVMVQEAQRQAGVGSHVISEIQERAILHLEAPILRVTAPDTVYAFSQAEEIWLPDHKDIIERVKESINF; this is encoded by the coding sequence ATGGCACAAAAAACAATGATTCAAGCAATCACTGATGCAATGCACAATGAATTGAAAAATGATGAAAATGTGCTTGTATTCGGTGAAGATGTTGGCCAAAACGGTGGTGTTTTCCGTGCAACGGAAGGCTTGCAGAAGGAATTTGGCGAAGAGCGCGTGTTTGATACACCACTTGCTGAATCTGGAATTGGCGGACTGTCCATCGGTCTTGCAGCACAAGGATTCCGTCCGGTGCCTGAAATTCAGTTCTTCGGCTTTATTTACGAAACGATGGATGCAGTTAACGGCCAAATGGCACGGATGCGTTACCGCAGCGGCGGCACTCACCCAATGCCGATTACAATTCGTTCGCCATTCGGCGGCGGCGTGCATACACCTGAACTCCATGCGGATTCACTTGAGGGCTTAATCGCGCAACAGCCAGGTATTCGCGTTGTAATTCCGAGTACACCATATGATGCAAAAGGTTTGCTTATATCTTCAATCCGCAACAATGACCCTGTATTGTTCCTGGAACATATGAAATTGTATCGTTCATTCCGTGGCGAAGTTCCTGATGAGGAATACACAGTTGATTTGGACAAGGCAGATGTTAAACGCGATGGTGATGATATAACAATTGTTGCTTATGGTGCGATGGTTCATGCCGCGCTGAAAGCTGCTGATGAACTGGAAAAGGATGATATCAGTGTGGAAGTAATTGATTTGCGTACGGTATCACCAATTGATGTTGACACAATTGTTGAATCGGTGAAAAAGACGAACCGAATGGTAATGGTTCAAGAGGCACAGCGTCAGGCAGGAGTAGGCTCACACGTTATCTCGGAAATTCAGGAGCGCGCCATACTCCATCTCGAAGCACCAATTCTAAGAGTTACAGCACCTGATACTGTTTACGCATTTTCACAGGCTGAAGAAATCTGGCTGCCAGATCACAAAGACATTATCGAAAGAGTCAAAGAATCAATCAACTTTTAA
- a CDS encoding DUF5325 family protein, translated as MKNINIPMLLLATLVILMFVLVGISIAYRNIWFVLLFIILGFAFMGYGLSLKRKRK; from the coding sequence ATGAAAAATATCAATATACCGATGCTGCTTTTGGCTACACTGGTTATTCTTATGTTTGTATTGGTCGGAATCTCCATCGCCTACCGCAACATCTGGTTTGTACTCCTATTCATCATATTAGGCTTTGCCTTCATGGGATATGGATTATCACTCAAACGAAAAAGAAAGTGA
- a CDS encoding NAD(P)H-dependent flavin oxidoreductase, with protein sequence MNWNTKITELFNIEYPIIQGGLAYLAYADLAAAVSNAGGLGQITAMSLSSPDELRDEIRKVRTMTNKPFGVNFAIGQHGRAYEHMVEVAVEEKVPAISVTGGNPKGVLDMVKGHPIKKLVLTAARRQAEKAEKLGADAVMVVGQEGGGHLGRGDIGTFVLTPQVVDSVSIPVIASGGIADGRGMLAALALGAEGIEMGTRFIATKECVDAHESYQQAILDADENSTVVIKRSLGAPARALRNTWTDEILDIEGKYGDYESLKTYISGQANKRYIYDGEAEKGFGWAGQSAARIHDIPTVEELIKSMVSEAEAIAGRWK encoded by the coding sequence ATGAATTGGAATACGAAAATTACGGAACTTTTTAATATTGAATATCCAATTATTCAAGGGGGGTTGGCATATCTGGCATATGCGGATCTTGCAGCCGCAGTTTCCAATGCAGGCGGCCTTGGGCAAATAACAGCGATGAGTCTTTCCTCGCCAGATGAATTGAGGGATGAGATTAGAAAGGTAAGAACGATGACAAATAAGCCATTTGGTGTAAATTTTGCCATCGGACAGCACGGCAGAGCATATGAACACATGGTTGAAGTTGCAGTTGAAGAAAAGGTTCCCGCTATTTCGGTAACTGGCGGAAACCCAAAAGGTGTTCTTGATATGGTAAAAGGACATCCAATTAAAAAATTGGTCCTTACAGCGGCACGCAGACAGGCGGAAAAGGCGGAGAAATTAGGTGCGGATGCGGTTATGGTTGTCGGCCAGGAAGGCGGCGGACATCTTGGAAGAGGAGATATCGGTACGTTTGTGCTAACGCCACAAGTTGTTGATTCTGTATCTATTCCGGTCATTGCATCAGGCGGGATTGCAGATGGCAGGGGCATGCTCGCGGCGCTGGCACTTGGCGCTGAAGGTATTGAAATGGGTACCAGGTTTATAGCAACTAAGGAATGTGTGGATGCACATGAATCCTATCAGCAGGCAATTTTGGATGCAGACGAAAATTCAACGGTTGTCATAAAGCGGTCGCTGGGGGCACCTGCACGTGCATTAAGAAACACCTGGACAGATGAAATTTTGGATATAGAGGGAAAATATGGAGATTATGAATCATTAAAAACCTACATAAGCGGACAGGCTAATAAACGGTATATTTATGATGGTGAAGCGGAGAAAGGTTTTGGCTGGGCAGGTCAAAGCGCTGCAAGGATTCATGATATTCCGACAGTGGAAGAATTAATAAAATCGATGGTTTCGGAAGCCGAAGCTATAGCTGGACGATGGAAATAA
- a CDS encoding dihydrolipoamide acetyltransferase family protein produces the protein MAYNFKLPDIGEGIHEGEIVKWFVKKGDEVKEDDVLCEVQNDKAVVEIPSPVDGTVEEVHVDEGTVAVVGDTIITFDAEGYESDDEEDTSDEEDKQEEKEEADNKQESKDKGETDDKSSGKQSSETDASDDKRVIAMPSVRKYARDNDVNIKDVQGSGKNGRILKEDVDSYVSGDQSAEEAKAEETESKSPSAETTVPKGDYPETREKMTGIRKAIANAMVNSKTKAPHVTLMDEVDVTELVAHRKKFKEIAAEQEIKLTYLPYVAKALVSASKKYPILNAAVDDESDEIIYKHYYNIGIAADTDKGLLVPVVKDADRKSIFAISGEINELADKARSGKLTSEEMKGASNTITNIGSAGGQWFTPVLNYPEAVILGIGRIAEKPIVRDGEIVIAPVLAVSLSFDHRIVDGATAQLALNQIKRLLNDPQLIMMEA, from the coding sequence ATGGCTTATAATTTTAAGCTACCTGATATTGGTGAAGGTATCCATGAAGGTGAAATCGTTAAATGGTTCGTTAAAAAAGGCGACGAAGTCAAGGAAGATGACGTCCTCTGCGAAGTGCAAAATGATAAAGCCGTTGTGGAAATACCATCTCCGGTAGATGGAACAGTGGAAGAAGTTCATGTTGATGAGGGAACGGTCGCAGTCGTTGGCGATACAATCATCACATTTGACGCAGAAGGCTATGAGTCTGATGACGAAGAAGATACTTCTGATGAAGAAGACAAGCAGGAAGAAAAAGAAGAGGCAGACAATAAGCAGGAATCAAAAGATAAGGGTGAAACGGACGATAAATCATCCGGAAAGCAATCATCCGAAACAGACGCTTCAGATGACAAACGGGTTATTGCTATGCCATCTGTCCGCAAGTATGCGCGGGACAATGATGTGAACATCAAAGACGTGCAGGGTTCCGGAAAAAATGGACGTATCCTGAAAGAGGATGTGGACAGTTATGTAAGTGGTGACCAGTCTGCTGAAGAGGCGAAAGCTGAAGAAACCGAATCTAAATCCCCATCAGCTGAAACAACTGTGCCTAAAGGCGACTATCCGGAAACCCGTGAGAAAATGACTGGAATCCGCAAAGCTATTGCCAATGCAATGGTTAATTCAAAAACGAAAGCACCGCATGTTACGTTAATGGACGAAGTGGACGTTACTGAACTGGTCGCACACCGTAAGAAATTCAAAGAAATTGCAGCTGAGCAAGAGATTAAATTGACGTATCTTCCTTATGTTGCAAAAGCACTTGTATCCGCATCGAAGAAATACCCGATTTTGAATGCAGCGGTAGATGATGAATCTGATGAAATTATCTACAAGCATTATTACAATATCGGAATTGCAGCTGATACAGATAAAGGCTTACTGGTGCCTGTGGTAAAAGATGCCGATCGAAAGTCGATTTTTGCGATTTCCGGGGAAATTAATGAGTTGGCAGATAAAGCGCGCAGTGGTAAACTAACTTCTGAAGAGATGAAAGGTGCATCCAATACAATAACCAATATTGGATCCGCCGGCGGGCAGTGGTTTACACCGGTATTAAATTACCCGGAAGCAGTTATTTTGGGAATTGGCCGTATTGCAGAAAAACCAATCGTCCGTGATGGTGAAATTGTGATAGCGCCAGTACTTGCGGTTTCATTAAGTTTTGACCACCGTATTGTTGACGGTGCAACTGCACAATTGGCACTTAATCAGATCAAGCGGTTACTGAACGATCCACAACTTATTATGATGGAGGCGTAA
- a CDS encoding inositol monophosphatase family protein produces MNLEMRNRIYNQAKDWVLQAGMVIRKKMAEPLEIETKSNRNDLVTTMDKDIEYFFVSRIKQKYPDDKIISEEGYGDTLGSLKGTVWIIDPIDGTMNFVHQKRNFAISVGVYHEGIGEFGFIYDVMADTIYSAKRGEGAYKNDYRLPKLNSEKQITESIIGMNHFWLCENRLVDEKVMQQFIRTIRGTRLYGSAALEFAYVSEGIMDGYISMSLAPWDFAAGVIILKEVGGEIYTATGEEINMLKKNSIVACNPSIKHEIIDKHLKAGRK; encoded by the coding sequence ATGAACTTGGAAATGCGGAATAGAATATATAATCAGGCCAAAGACTGGGTTTTACAAGCGGGTATGGTTATCCGGAAAAAGATGGCGGAACCGCTTGAGATTGAAACAAAATCGAATCGAAATGACCTTGTGACAACAATGGATAAAGATATTGAATATTTTTTTGTAAGCCGTATAAAACAGAAGTATCCTGATGATAAGATTATCAGCGAAGAAGGGTATGGGGATACTTTAGGCAGTTTGAAAGGAACTGTCTGGATTATAGATCCGATTGATGGTACCATGAATTTTGTTCATCAGAAACGAAACTTTGCCATTTCCGTCGGTGTTTACCATGAAGGTATCGGTGAATTTGGATTTATTTATGATGTCATGGCCGATACAATTTATAGTGCCAAACGGGGGGAAGGAGCCTACAAAAATGATTACAGGCTGCCTAAGCTTAATAGTGAAAAACAAATTACCGAGTCGATTATAGGAATGAACCATTTCTGGTTGTGTGAAAATAGATTAGTGGATGAAAAAGTGATGCAGCAATTTATCCGGACAATTAGGGGAACACGGCTTTACGGATCAGCTGCACTGGAATTTGCTTATGTATCGGAAGGTATTATGGACGGATACATCTCCATGTCACTGGCGCCATGGGATTTCGCGGCAGGGGTTATCATTCTTAAAGAAGTTGGCGGAGAAATCTATACAGCGACTGGGGAAGAAATAAATATGTTGAAGAAGAATTCAATTGTGGCATGCAATCCTTCGATAAAACACGAGATAATTGATAAACATCTGAAAGCAGGAAGAAAGTGA
- a CDS encoding GapA-binding peptide SR1P, which produces MGTIVCQDCQQVIDHFDDEKVTTLYGTCPTCEEN; this is translated from the coding sequence ATGGGTACGATTGTTTGTCAGGATTGTCAGCAGGTAATCGATCATTTTGATGATGAGAAGGTTACTACTCTTTATGGAACATGTCCAACTTGTGAAGAAAACTAA
- a CDS encoding UPF0223 family protein, with product MNYHYPFDETWSKQEIIDVVHFFNLIENAYEKQVKRNVLLAAYRRFKVIVPSKSEEKTYFATFERASGYKCYPVVKQARNTEGKFIKMK from the coding sequence ATGAATTATCATTATCCGTTTGATGAAACATGGAGCAAGCAGGAGATTATAGATGTTGTACATTTTTTCAATTTGATTGAAAATGCGTATGAGAAGCAGGTGAAACGGAATGTTTTGCTGGCTGCATATCGCAGGTTTAAAGTAATCGTTCCTTCTAAGAGTGAAGAAAAGACATATTTCGCCACCTTTGAAAGAGCATCGGGATATAAATGTTATCCGGTTGTGAAACAAGCCCGTAATACGGAAGGAAAATTTATAAAAATGAAATAA
- a CDS encoding YlaH-like family protein, with product MNTNFSPLFNFVVENFHGHELAIFYFANLIFAAIAYKLGFARKLPLLKSLLVYILLAIGSIIITFFSVVGYPITESLIIMSLILAIYRFRLHRERKQKSGV from the coding sequence ATGAATACAAATTTCAGCCCGTTGTTTAACTTTGTTGTGGAGAATTTTCATGGCCATGAATTAGCAATTTTTTACTTTGCGAATCTAATCTTTGCAGCAATTGCATATAAACTGGGGTTTGCGCGCAAACTGCCACTATTAAAGTCTTTATTGGTATACATATTGTTAGCCATTGGGTCGATTATCATAACTTTTTTCAGTGTGGTAGGGTATCCCATTACAGAAAGTCTTATAATTATGTCGCTCATTCTTGCTATTTACCGATTTCGATTGCATCGGGAAAGGAAGCAAAAATCTGGTGTATAA
- the lpdA gene encoding dihydrolipoyl dehydrogenase translates to MVVGDFPIEVDTLVVGAGPGGYVAAIRAAQTGQKVTIVEKGNLGGVCLNVGCIPSKAMIQAGHLTEHAHGNEELGIKTENVSVDFSKVQEWKGKVVDKLTSGVQGLLKGNKVDIVKGEVYFVDKNTVKVMDEKQSQTYTFNNCIIATGSSPIEIPSFKFSDRVLDSTGALNLDEIPEKMVVIGGGYIGTELGTAYANFGTEVTVLEGTKEILGGFEKQMKQVVKKRLKKKGVNVITEAMAKGVEESKDGVKVTYEANGNEETVEADYVLVTVGRRPNTQELGLEQVGIEVDDKGLIKIDKQCRTNIDNIYAIGDIVEGPPLAHKASYEGKIAAEAISGEKSQIDYLGIPAVVFSDPELATVGYTEKGAKDAGYDVKASKFPFAANGRALSLNDTDGFMKLITRKEDGLVIGAQVAGPNASDVIAEVGLAIEAGMTAEDIALTIHAHPSLGETVMEAADVALGMPIHTM, encoded by the coding sequence ATGGTAGTAGGAGATTTTCCAATTGAAGTTGATACACTGGTTGTGGGAGCAGGACCTGGCGGCTATGTAGCTGCCATCCGTGCCGCTCAAACCGGTCAAAAAGTAACAATCGTTGAGAAAGGAAATCTTGGCGGTGTTTGCCTGAACGTTGGTTGTATTCCATCAAAAGCCATGATTCAAGCGGGTCACTTGACCGAACATGCTCATGGTAATGAAGAGCTGGGAATTAAAACTGAAAATGTATCAGTTGATTTTTCCAAAGTTCAGGAATGGAAAGGAAAAGTGGTTGACAAACTTACTTCCGGAGTTCAAGGTCTTTTAAAAGGAAATAAGGTAGACATTGTAAAAGGCGAAGTATATTTTGTTGATAAAAACACTGTGAAAGTTATGGACGAAAAACAATCACAGACTTATACATTCAATAACTGTATTATTGCAACAGGTTCATCACCGATTGAAATTCCGAGCTTTAAATTTTCCGATCGTGTGCTTGACTCAACTGGCGCACTTAATTTGGATGAAATTCCGGAAAAAATGGTCGTTATTGGCGGCGGTTATATCGGAACGGAGCTTGGAACCGCTTATGCAAACTTCGGTACTGAGGTAACTGTTTTGGAAGGTACAAAGGAAATTCTTGGCGGATTCGAAAAACAGATGAAGCAAGTTGTTAAAAAACGTCTTAAGAAAAAAGGTGTCAATGTCATTACAGAAGCAATGGCTAAAGGTGTTGAAGAGTCCAAAGACGGTGTAAAAGTTACGTATGAAGCAAACGGCAATGAAGAAACAGTTGAAGCTGATTATGTGCTTGTAACAGTTGGACGCCGGCCTAATACACAGGAACTTGGTCTTGAACAGGTTGGTATTGAAGTGGACGACAAAGGACTTATTAAAATTGATAAGCAATGCCGCACAAATATTGACAACATATACGCTATCGGGGATATTGTTGAAGGTCCGCCACTTGCTCATAAGGCTTCTTATGAAGGAAAAATTGCTGCGGAAGCAATCAGCGGTGAGAAATCACAAATTGATTATCTCGGCATTCCTGCTGTAGTATTCTCCGATCCGGAACTTGCAACTGTCGGATATACTGAAAAAGGAGCAAAAGATGCCGGCTATGACGTAAAGGCATCCAAGTTCCCATTTGCAGCTAATGGACGTGCACTATCATTAAATGACACTGATGGCTTCATGAAGTTAATTACAAGGAAAGAAGACGGTCTTGTAATTGGTGCTCAGGTTGCCGGTCCTAACGCGAGTGATGTTATTGCTGAAGTCGGACTTGCAATTGAAGCTGGTATGACAGCAGAAGATATCGCACTTACCATTCATGCACATCCAAGCCTTGGTGAAACAGTTATGGAAGCTGCCGATGTGGCATTGGGTATGCCAATCCATACAATGTAA